GGAAGTACCTGCTCGCGATCGCGGACGAGCTTCGGGCCGACGACGGGGCCAATCTCTACGAGGAGACCCGCGTCACCGATCTCGAGTCCGGAACGCCCTGCCGCGTCCGGACCGAGACGGCGACGGTGACGGCGCGCCAGGTCGTGCTCGCGACCGGGTTCCCGATCCTCGACCGGGCGGGCTACTTCGCCCGGATGCACCCGAAGCGCTCCTACGTCCTCGGGATTCGCCTCGACGGCGCGCCCCCGGAGGGAATGTACTACCGCACCGGCGACAACTACCGATCGGTCCGCACTTACCGCGATGACGACGAAGAACTCCTGCTCGTCGGCGGCGAGAATCACAAGACCGGGCAGGGAGGCTCGACGGCCGACCGATACCGGCGGCTCGAGCGGTGGGCTCGCGAGCGGTTCCCCGTCGACGAAATCGCGTACCGGTGGTCGACCCAGGACTACAAACCGGTCGACAAGGTACCCTTTATCGGCCGCGCCGGTGCCGGCACCGAGAACGTCTCCGTCGCCACCGGCTTTCGCGGCTGGGGGATGACCAACGGCACCGCCGCGGGTCGGCTCCTCGCCGCCGCGATCGACGGCGATCGGCCCGCCGAACTCGACCTCTTCGATCCGCTCCGGCTGACGCCGAAGGCGTCGTTCGGCAAGACGGTCACCGAGAACGCCGATGCCGCGAGCGAGTTCACCACCGACTGGGTCCGGGCGTTGCTCACACCCGACCGCTCGAGCCTCGAGCCCGGCGAGGGAAAGATCGTCCGCGAGGGCGGGAAGCCGATCGCCTGCGCCCGCGACGAGGACGGCGACGTCCACGCCGTCTCGGCCGTCTGCACCCACATGTACTGTCTCGTCGAGTGGAACGACGCCGAGGAGAGCTGGGACTGTCCCTGCCACGGCTCGCGGTTCGACCCGGACGGGGAGGTGCTCGAGGGGCCGGCGAACGAAGGACTGCCGGCTCGAAAGTCCCGGGAGCGATGATTCAGCGGACGGGTGCGTTCGTCGCGACTCCCGGATAGTCGGCGACGATCCCGTCGACGCCCGCCGCGGCGAGCTGGTCGAACTGGCACCAGGTGTCGATCGTCCAGACGTTGACGGCTCGGCCCTCGTCGCGGGCGATCTCGACGATGTCGAGAGCCGGCTCGTCGGTCGGGAGTCCGTAGTACGGCTCGCCCGCGAGTGGCGTGCCGGCGATCGCGTTTCGGGGCGGGTGGATCGCCTCGCAGTCGTACCGGCGCGCGATCTCGAGGCCCGCCTCGAGGTCGTCCCAGACGAGCGCGCCCGCGGCGTAGTCGGGTGCGACGTCTCGGACGGCGGCGAGGGCGCCCTCGCAGAACGAGGAGAAGAGGATCTCACCGTCGAACTCGTCACAGACGTCGACGACGCGCTCGACGAACGGGCACCACACCTCGCGCCGTTTCTCGCGTGCGCCCTGCGGCAGCGACTCGGCGAACCGCAGGTCCGTCGTTCCCGGATTCTTCAGTTCGACGTTGACGCCGACCGTCTCGGGAACCGCCTCGAGCAGCGACTCGAGCGTCGGAATCGACTCGTCTGTGCCGAGGACGGCCGTCGACTCGAGATCCGCGAGTGGCGTTTCCCAGACCAGGCCGGACGCGGGGGTGATGGGACGACCGTCGCGAGTTCCCTCGAGTCGCTCGTCGTGGAAGACGACCGGCGCACCGCAGGCCGCGGGCTGGACGTCGATCTCGAGCATCGCGGTTCCGTCGCGGTCGGCCGCGGAGACGGCCGCGGCGACGGTGTTCTCGGGGGCGATGCCGGCGTAGCCTCGGTGTGCGATGACTGCGGGGCGCGGCATATCGGCACCACGAGCGCGAGGCTATTGGCAGCACCGTTCGCTCGAGTGCTCGTCTGCCGGGCCGGCTTTCAATACCCTACTGACCGAAGCGTCGACGTATGACCGATACGACCCTCGACGACATCGAACGGAACCTCGACCGCGCGACCGACCTCGAGGCCGACGAGGCGGTTTCGGTACTGCAGACGGCCAGGCAGGATCTCGAGGCGCTCGGCACCGACGCCGACGTCGACGAGGCGCGCCGACGGGCCCTCGAGGAGCGACTCGACCAGCGTATCCGGGAGGTACAGGAACGCGACGCGTACAGCAGCGGCCTGGGGGCGGCGATGAATCCGGAGGAAGACGACGCTCCCTGAGAGTCGGTCGGGACGACAGCTGCCGGGCCGCGGGAGTGCCGCAACCGAGAACCCGGCGAGATCGGCCGACCCCCCACCATTTTATTCGGGTACCGTCCCGAGAGACGGGTATGCGAATCGCACTACTCGGCGGAACCGGCGATATCGGACAGGGACTCGCGCTTCGCTTCGCGCGCGATACGGATCACGAGGTCCTCATCGGCTCTCGCGACCCCGAGAAGGCTCGCGACGCGGTCGAGCGGTACGAGGCGGAACTCGAGGAACGCGGCGCCGAGTCAAACGTCAAGGGGTTCGTCAACGAGATGGCGGCCGACCGCGCCGACGTCGTGGTCCTCTCGGTCCCACCGTACTACGCCGGCGACACGGTCGAGGCGGTCGAAGACGTCCTCGACGAGGAGACGATCCTCGTTACGCCGGCCGTCGGCATGCAGGGCGACGAGGACGGACTGCACTACCATCCGCCGAGCGCCGGCAGCGTCACCCAGCTGGTCGCCCAGCGCGCGCCCGACGAGGTCCCGGTCGTCGGCGCCTTCCACAACCTCGCGGCGGACGCGCTGTCGGATCTGGACGACGAACTCGAGTTGGACACGCTCGTCGTCGGCGACGACGCGGATGCCAAGCGGACGGTGGTGGCCCTCGCGAACGAAATCGAGGGGCTTCGCGCCCTCGACGTCGGTCCGCTCGCCAACGCCGCCGAGGTCGAGAGCGTGACGCCGCTGGTCATCAACATCGCTCGATACAACGAGGACCTCCACGACGTCGGCGTGCAGTTCCACTGAGAACGCGAGGGGCGCTCAGACCCGTTCGAGCGAGCGAACCGTCTCGAGAAACTCCTCGGAGTCGACCGGCTTCGTGAGCGCGGCGTCGACCGGAAGGTCGTCGGTCCCGATGACTTCGTCCCGCGCGGGGTGGCCGGTCAGTACGATGAGCGGGATCTGGTCGAGGTCTCCCGTGTCGTCGATCTTGGCCGCGACTTCGTCCCCGTTCAGCCGCGGCAGTTTGAAATCGAGGAGGATGATGTCCGGTCTGGGCGCGTCGGCGTGCTCCCCCCGCCGGTGGAGGAAGTCGAGCGCTTCGGCGCCGTCGGTGACGACGTGAAAATCGTGGTCGATCGACGTCGCTCGCAGCGCTTCCTTCGTCAACCGCACGTCTCCCGGGTTATCTTCGACGAGTAAGATCTCTAACGCTGCGGGAGACTCACCAACACCATCCGACATGGTCCCACTTCGGTGTCACGAACGGATCCAATCGCTGCCTGAATCTGAAGGCATTAAAATACTATTCGTCGATCAGCGTCGTCTCGACGAGCGTCTTCGTTCCCCGTCGAAGCCGTTCTGAGAGCGACTGGGACGCGATATCGAGTTGCGCGGCGACGTCGGGTTGTGAGGCACCCCGCGGAACGTCGAAGTAGCCCGACTCGTAGGCGGTGATCAGCGCCTCGTGCTGGTTCGACGTGAGCGACGCGGTAGTTCCGTTCTCGCGTCCCCGCTGCCGGTACAGCGACCGGAGGTGAAACTCGAGTTCGCGATCCCGCAACGCGGCCCGGTACTTCGCGAGCATCCCGCGGTTGGGAAATCCGAGTCGGCTCGTCCACCCCTCGCTCGTTACCGCGATGTCAGCCGAGATCACGTCGAGGCCGGACCGCACCCGATACGCCGTGCCCGTCTCCCCCGCCTCGGAGATCGTCACCCGGTACATGGTACGCGACGGTGTCTCCGCGAGTTTCGTCGGGTCGGTGACCGTCGGATCCCCCTCGAGCGCCGACGCGAACTCGTCGTGGCCCTCGTCCCCTCTCGCCCAGAACAACACGCGGATCCCCTCGGACGTGGCGTACTGCTCCTCGACGGAGAGCGTCACTCCGGGCGATCGCTCGAGGGCAGTCCGAAAGAGCGGCGAGTCGACTCGGAACTCCGCGATCAGCATTATCCGATCGCATACGTGCTGGGAGCAAAAAGCTGCCCGGTCTTCGGGTGGCGCTGCGGCATCTCCGAACGCGGCGATCGCTTTGGCGGGCCGAGAAAACGTCGATAACGAGAGTCGGTGGCCGATCAGGCGCCTGCGTCCTCGAGGGCGTCCTCGAGGTCCTCGCGCTGGGTGACGCCGACGAATCGCTCGGCGACGCCGTCGTCGTTCTCGATAATGAGCGTCGGCAGCGAGCGGACTTGGTACTCGTTGGCGACGTCTTGCTGTTCGTCGACGTTTACCTTCTCGACTTCGAAGCGCCCCTCCCAGTCCTCCTCGAGATCCTCGAGGATCGGGTCCTGGGTCTTGCAGGGGCCACACCAGTCTGCGTAGAAATCCTTCAGTGTGACAGTCATCGGTTCACCGCTAGTTCCAACGCGTCGCGCATAAGGGTTTCCCACCGGCCTTCAATTGCCGCAAGTGGTGACGGAAACCGGTTCGAGCGCGCTGTCCGGTTCGAACCTGAGCCGGACGGTCGGTGAACTCCCGGTGCTTCCGTCGGACAGTACTCTCCGTCGAACGCGGCGATGATGTGTGAGATTTGGCGAATGTAATACGGCGCGAACACTACTCCAGAACGGGACGAAAGATTTAGTTCTGCTCGGCCGTTAGGGCCGATATGGATAAAGGGCAGAACACTGGTGGGCTGATGTCCAGTGCCGGACTCGTCCGGTACTTCGACTCGGAGGACTCGAACGCGATCCGTATCGACCCGAAGACGGTCATCGCAACTGGCGTCATGCTGGGCGTCCTCGTTCAGCTACTGACGTTCGTCTCGTAACGCGTCGCATCACCCCTCTCACAGACTCCGTCCGCGAGCGGTTGCGCCGTCGGATGCGGACGGACGTACTCGATCGACTTCCAGCGGCGCATCCGTCGCGGCCGCTCTCTTCCTCGTCGCTGTCGATCTATCCGGCACTCGGACCGTGACGTGGCACTTTTGCCGACCCTCTCCGTAGGGCGGGTATGACACTGGTTGCCGGCGTCGTCGCCGTCCAGGGCGACGTCGAAGAGCACGCCAAGGCCATCGAACGAGCAGCACGGGCACACGGGCGAGAGGTTACAGTCCG
This DNA window, taken from Natronococcus sp. CG52, encodes the following:
- a CDS encoding FAD-dependent oxidoreductase, with the translated sequence MAEPTRGGDLPGEPTSVWLASTRDDDPEPESLETDHTVDVAVVGAGIAGLSTAINLRERGRTVTVLERDRVATGVTGKTTAKLTSQHGAIYDHLRREFGRRKASQYASVQEASIDEVERRISERGIDCGFERQPSYLYSNESDQIERETDAARAAGLEASYVTSVPPFERAAAAVRFDDQAWFHPRKYLLAIADELRADDGANLYEETRVTDLESGTPCRVRTETATVTARQVVLATGFPILDRAGYFARMHPKRSYVLGIRLDGAPPEGMYYRTGDNYRSVRTYRDDDEELLLVGGENHKTGQGGSTADRYRRLERWARERFPVDEIAYRWSTQDYKPVDKVPFIGRAGAGTENVSVATGFRGWGMTNGTAAGRLLAAAIDGDRPAELDLFDPLRLTPKASFGKTVTENADAASEFTTDWVRALLTPDRSSLEPGEGKIVREGGKPIACARDEDGDVHAVSAVCTHMYCLVEWNDAEESWDCPCHGSRFDPDGEVLEGPANEGLPARKSRER
- a CDS encoding glycerophosphodiester phosphodiesterase, yielding MPRPAVIAHRGYAGIAPENTVAAAVSAADRDGTAMLEIDVQPAACGAPVVFHDERLEGTRDGRPITPASGLVWETPLADLESTAVLGTDESIPTLESLLEAVPETVGVNVELKNPGTTDLRFAESLPQGAREKRREVWCPFVERVVDVCDEFDGEILFSSFCEGALAAVRDVAPDYAAGALVWDDLEAGLEIARRYDCEAIHPPRNAIAGTPLAGEPYYGLPTDEPALDIVEIARDEGRAVNVWTIDTWCQFDQLAAAGVDGIVADYPGVATNAPVR
- the npdG gene encoding NADPH-dependent F420 reductase → MRIALLGGTGDIGQGLALRFARDTDHEVLIGSRDPEKARDAVERYEAELEERGAESNVKGFVNEMAADRADVVVLSVPPYYAGDTVEAVEDVLDEETILVTPAVGMQGDEDGLHYHPPSAGSVTQLVAQRAPDEVPVVGAFHNLAADALSDLDDELELDTLVVGDDADAKRTVVALANEIEGLRALDVGPLANAAEVESVTPLVINIARYNEDLHDVGVQFH
- a CDS encoding response regulator, with the protein product MSDGVGESPAALEILLVEDNPGDVRLTKEALRATSIDHDFHVVTDGAEALDFLHRRGEHADAPRPDIILLDFKLPRLNGDEVAAKIDDTGDLDQIPLIVLTGHPARDEVIGTDDLPVDAALTKPVDSEEFLETVRSLERV
- a CDS encoding helix-turn-helix domain-containing protein, with the protein product MLIAEFRVDSPLFRTALERSPGVTLSVEEQYATSEGIRVLFWARGDEGHDEFASALEGDPTVTDPTKLAETPSRTMYRVTISEAGETGTAYRVRSGLDVISADIAVTSEGWTSRLGFPNRGMLAKYRAALRDRELEFHLRSLYRQRGRENGTTASLTSNQHEALITAYESGYFDVPRGASQPDVAAQLDIASQSLSERLRRGTKTLVETTLIDE
- a CDS encoding thioredoxin family protein; amino-acid sequence: MTVTLKDFYADWCGPCKTQDPILEDLEEDWEGRFEVEKVNVDEQQDVANEYQVRSLPTLIIENDDGVAERFVGVTQREDLEDALEDAGA
- a CDS encoding preprotein translocase subunit Sec61beta; amino-acid sequence: MDKGQNTGGLMSSAGLVRYFDSEDSNAIRIDPKTVIATGVMLGVLVQLLTFVS